Proteins encoded by one window of Paenibacillus urinalis:
- the nasC gene encoding assimilatory nitrate reductase catalytic subunit NasC produces MKIAGSTEVINHNQEAASELQGAIHHATTQCPFCSVQCKAEVTVESRELVSKSTPRLFQYVTESKGTQNKASEGRMCVKGMNAHQHTTSARRITSPLIKKDGKLMEASWDEAIQYIAGKIQSVPSNAVGVYGGGSLTNETAYMLGKFARIGIGTKYIDYNGRFCMSAAASAGAKVFGMDRGLTFPLADIEHAKCIILAGTNIAECQPTLMPYFTRAQEKNASIIVIDPRRTSTAAMADLHLAVRPGMDMLLADGMLKRLREQGLLDQAFITNRTNGYEQLTAYLDKLNWNYITDNTGVSEENLKLAADMFGKAKTGMVLTARGVEQQTDGHLAVRHFINLLLATGKIGRQGCGYGAITGQGNGQGGREHGQKADQLPGYRSIEDEQDRNYIASVWGVEPDEIPRKGVSAYEMMELVNTGAIEALFVMGSNPIVSNPNATLVEEALEKVPFLAVADMFLSETARLADVVLPVSSYIENTGTLTNLEGRVLLREAVTPPPGDCRHDWEILRELAAAIGKGKYFDYTSAEDIFNELRIASKGGIADYYGITYDRLRKEEGVYWPCPAEDEEGVGRIFEERFAHADGRAVFTAEESEMVKERLSKEYPLMLTNGRVLSHYLTGVQTRLSPGLASRQVENFVEIHPDTARHYMIKEQSWVRITSRYGEFQVRCRFNEQIRKDTLFVPMHWGGVQNVNRATRGELDPFCKMPGFKTTAVRIEMSY; encoded by the coding sequence ATGAAAATAGCAGGCTCTACAGAAGTAATAAATCATAATCAAGAAGCAGCTTCGGAACTGCAGGGTGCAATACATCATGCAACGACCCAATGCCCATTCTGCAGTGTGCAGTGCAAAGCGGAGGTCACGGTCGAATCCCGTGAGCTTGTCTCTAAATCGACACCCCGGTTATTTCAGTATGTGACAGAATCCAAAGGGACGCAGAACAAAGCTTCCGAAGGAAGAATGTGTGTCAAGGGCATGAATGCGCATCAGCATACGACAAGTGCAAGACGCATTACGTCCCCGTTAATTAAGAAAGACGGTAAACTGATGGAAGCTTCCTGGGACGAAGCGATTCAGTATATTGCGGGAAAGATACAGTCTGTACCTAGCAATGCTGTCGGCGTATACGGCGGCGGATCACTGACTAATGAGACAGCATATATGCTCGGGAAATTTGCGCGGATCGGCATAGGCACTAAATATATAGATTACAATGGCCGATTCTGTATGTCGGCTGCTGCATCCGCTGGAGCTAAGGTGTTTGGAATGGATCGGGGTCTAACCTTTCCTTTAGCTGATATTGAGCATGCAAAATGTATCATACTTGCGGGCACCAATATTGCAGAATGCCAGCCTACACTTATGCCGTATTTTACTAGAGCTCAAGAAAAAAATGCTTCTATTATTGTGATTGATCCGCGCAGAACATCGACAGCTGCTATGGCTGATCTTCATTTGGCTGTACGTCCGGGTATGGATATGCTGCTTGCTGATGGAATGCTGAAACGGCTGAGGGAGCAGGGGCTCTTGGATCAGGCTTTTATTACTAATAGAACAAATGGCTATGAACAATTGACGGCATATCTGGATAAGCTCAATTGGAATTATATTACAGATAACACCGGGGTATCCGAAGAAAATTTGAAGCTTGCAGCTGACATGTTTGGTAAGGCCAAGACAGGTATGGTGTTAACGGCGAGAGGGGTGGAGCAGCAGACAGATGGACACCTCGCGGTCAGACATTTTATTAATTTGCTGCTTGCGACAGGGAAGATCGGCCGTCAAGGCTGCGGGTACGGAGCAATCACAGGTCAAGGGAACGGACAGGGAGGCAGGGAGCATGGTCAAAAGGCTGATCAGCTTCCTGGATACCGCTCCATTGAGGATGAGCAGGACCGTAATTACATCGCTTCTGTGTGGGGAGTAGAACCTGATGAAATTCCTAGAAAGGGAGTATCTGCTTACGAAATGATGGAGCTCGTTAATACAGGGGCAATTGAAGCGCTGTTTGTGATGGGCTCGAATCCCATTGTTTCGAATCCTAACGCTACACTCGTCGAAGAAGCACTGGAGAAGGTTCCTTTCTTGGCGGTGGCGGATATGTTCCTATCCGAAACGGCACGTTTAGCGGATGTTGTTCTACCCGTAAGCTCATATATAGAGAACACGGGTACGCTCACGAATCTGGAAGGGCGGGTACTCCTGCGTGAAGCGGTGACGCCGCCGCCCGGGGATTGCAGGCATGATTGGGAGATTCTTCGGGAGCTTGCAGCAGCTATTGGTAAAGGCAAATACTTTGACTATACCTCGGCAGAAGACATATTCAACGAGCTTCGAATCGCCAGTAAGGGTGGTATTGCCGATTATTATGGCATCACTTATGATCGGCTGCGGAAGGAAGAAGGAGTGTACTGGCCTTGTCCTGCGGAAGACGAAGAGGGAGTCGGCAGAATCTTTGAAGAGCGGTTTGCACATGCTGATGGCAGAGCTGTATTTACAGCAGAAGAAAGTGAAATGGTGAAGGAAAGATTGTCTAAGGAATATCCACTTATGCTGACGAATGGCCGGGTGCTGTCTCATTATCTGACAGGAGTACAGACAAGGCTGAGTCCAGGACTTGCTTCGCGTCAGGTCGAGAACTTCGTCGAGATTCATCCAGACACGGCACGTCACTATATGATTAAGGAACAGAGCTGGGTAAGAATCACCTCTCGATACGGAGAGTTCCAGGTTCGGTGCCGTTTCAATGAGCAGATCCGAAAGGATACTTTATTTGTACCAATGCATTGGGGAGGAGTCCAAAATGTGAATCGAGCCACACGCGGCGAGCTGGACCCTTTTTGTAAAATGCCGGGATTTAAGACGACAGCGGTACGAATAGAAATGAGCTATTAA
- a CDS encoding (2Fe-2S)-binding protein, giving the protein MRDGKLAGAILYGDTTESQTMLGYIKRQADAHELAAIKPAPAGENRMEALVAAMPGGETVCACNQVSKSAIMKVMEKDGLTTADEVKQKTKASGSCGGCRPMLEALVKVTLSGASAPTSGMELESATDHSICPCMTTGHEELIQLISTTGTESSEEVRELLDLTTDTDGCRTCEETIAYYIQRNRSQGTEHPSLPIDTFDEFISWCAEQPVPSTIYAAASEEAESVFGILLHDIAVQSCPAGYEIYVGGHARHPVTEGQLLCITDTREEAIRAAQFTVELYSTEGWFNEKTWEWVERAGIGSIRERVMGLEHRLLEFA; this is encoded by the coding sequence ATACGTGACGGTAAGCTTGCTGGTGCTATTTTATATGGAGATACGACCGAATCTCAGACCATGCTCGGATACATTAAACGTCAAGCAGATGCTCATGAGCTTGCGGCAATAAAGCCCGCACCAGCTGGTGAGAACCGAATGGAAGCTCTTGTTGCCGCGATGCCGGGAGGCGAGACGGTATGTGCCTGCAATCAAGTGTCCAAATCTGCGATTATGAAGGTCATGGAGAAGGATGGGCTTACGACTGCGGATGAAGTAAAGCAGAAGACGAAGGCATCCGGATCGTGTGGTGGCTGCAGGCCCATGCTGGAGGCACTTGTGAAGGTTACACTGTCCGGTGCTTCGGCGCCAACCAGCGGCATGGAGCTGGAATCCGCTACAGATCACAGCATCTGCCCCTGCATGACAACCGGACACGAGGAGCTGATACAGCTCATTAGTACGACGGGCACTGAATCGTCAGAAGAAGTACGAGAGCTGCTTGATTTAACTACAGACACAGATGGATGCCGGACCTGTGAAGAAACGATTGCATACTACATACAGCGAAACCGATCGCAAGGAACTGAGCATCCATCATTGCCGATCGATACATTTGATGAATTTATAAGCTGGTGCGCTGAGCAGCCGGTTCCTTCTACCATCTATGCTGCCGCCTCAGAGGAAGCAGAGTCCGTGTTCGGGATCTTGCTGCATGATATAGCTGTTCAGTCGTGCCCGGCTGGATACGAAATCTACGTAGGGGGTCATGCAAGGCATCCTGTAACAGAGGGACAGCTCTTATGTATTACGGACACGAGAGAAGAGGCGATCCGTGCTGCTCAGTTTACGGTGGAGCTCTACAGTACCGAAGGCTGGTTCAACGAGAAAACGTGGGAATGGGTTGAGCGCGCAGGGATCGGAAGCATTCGAGAACGCGTTATGGGGTTGGAGCATAGGCTGCTGGAATTTGCATGA
- a CDS encoding NAD(P)/FAD-dependent oxidoreductase: protein MKKQLIVVGNGMAGMKCIEEIIQLNHELYEITVIGAEPRPNYNRIELSKVLQGGTSFEDIIIHDWTWYEQNGIKLYTGEKVTRIHRKKKTIETSSGMKLSYDDLLIATGSSAFIPPIPGSDQEGVIAFRSMDDCLLMMEYAKKFKKAIVIGGGLLGLEAARGLLNLGMETEVIHNAAYLMNRQLDPMSAGLLQTELEAQGMKFRLGQQTVQIIGDGRAKGIRLASGSKLMADLVVFAVGISPNVDIGRDSGLAVSRGIIVDDYMQTSDKYIYAVGECAEHQGICYGLVAPLYDQARVLARKMCHMETEAYQGSIPYSKLKVSGVDLFSVGEIGPDISIAVQEYDRLQFKYKKGRYVTVSLLVLFYMEIRPNLRPCSDTLNVKQMLMSLRQ from the coding sequence ATGAAGAAGCAGTTGATTGTCGTTGGGAACGGTATGGCCGGCATGAAATGTATAGAAGAGATTATTCAATTAAACCATGAGCTTTATGAAATAACGGTGATTGGCGCAGAGCCTAGGCCGAACTATAATCGGATCGAATTGTCCAAAGTGCTTCAGGGCGGAACTTCATTTGAAGATATTATTATTCATGACTGGACCTGGTACGAACAGAACGGGATCAAACTTTACACGGGAGAGAAGGTCACACGGATTCATCGAAAGAAAAAAACGATAGAAACTTCCTCTGGAATGAAGCTGTCTTACGATGATCTTCTGATTGCGACAGGCTCATCAGCGTTTATCCCGCCGATCCCGGGAAGTGATCAGGAAGGTGTTATTGCTTTTCGAAGCATGGATGATTGTCTTCTTATGATGGAATACGCCAAGAAATTTAAGAAAGCCATTGTTATTGGCGGAGGACTACTGGGGCTGGAAGCCGCAAGAGGTCTGCTGAACCTTGGGATGGAGACGGAAGTGATTCATAATGCAGCGTACTTGATGAATAGACAGCTGGATCCGATGTCCGCAGGACTGCTGCAGACGGAGCTGGAAGCGCAAGGAATGAAATTCCGGCTTGGACAGCAAACGGTCCAAATCATTGGAGATGGCCGGGCAAAGGGAATTCGGCTTGCCAGCGGAAGCAAGCTGATGGCGGATCTGGTTGTTTTTGCTGTAGGAATCAGTCCTAATGTGGACATCGGAAGAGACAGCGGGCTTGCCGTGAGTCGGGGGATTATTGTTGATGATTACATGCAGACGAGTGATAAATATATTTATGCAGTCGGAGAATGTGCCGAGCATCAGGGAATCTGTTATGGACTGGTTGCACCACTGTACGATCAGGCAAGAGTGCTGGCACGTAAGATGTGCCATATGGAAACCGAAGCCTATCAAGGCTCAATTCCCTATTCCAAGCTGAAGGTGTCCGGTGTCGATCTATTCTCTGTTGGGGAGATTGGACCGGATATCAGCATAGCAGTTCAGGAGTATGACCGGCTGCAATTCAAATATAAAAAAGGACGATACGTGACGGTAAGCTTGCTGGTGCTATTTTATATGGAGATACGACCGAATCTCAGACCATGCTCGGATACATTAAACGTCAAGCAGATGCTCATGAGCTTGCGGCAATAA
- a CDS encoding nitrate/nitrite transporter, whose protein sequence is MEKKSFWKSGHNPTLFGAFFYFDISFMIWGLIGPLSVVIAGDYPMDAAQKANLVALPVLSGSILRLLFGYLTDHIGPKLTAQIGMIVTLIPLVLGWQWVSSLDQLYVVALLLGVAGASFAAALPLASQWYPKEHQGLAMGIAGAGNSGTVLATLFANRLATHFGSWEVVFGLAMIPIIIVFILFTIFAKNSPNRPAPKTFAQYAHVLKQKDALILCLFYCVTFGGFVGLSNYLTIFFNTQYGLSAVQAADIATFCIIAGSFFRPVGGMLSDRFGGTRILTFLYAGAALMLVGVSFLPPLPVVVVLLFIGMMCLGAGNGSVFQLVPLRFGAEIGLMTGIVGAAGGLGGYALPLLLGNLYKSVGSYTPGFLILSVVAAAACILVVTMSLQWRKTWLQKQGKKTAAIAAEVNA, encoded by the coding sequence ATGGAGAAAAAAAGTTTCTGGAAAAGCGGGCATAACCCCACACTCTTCGGTGCATTTTTTTATTTCGACATCAGCTTTATGATCTGGGGCCTGATTGGTCCGCTTAGTGTTGTTATTGCAGGAGATTATCCGATGGATGCGGCGCAAAAAGCAAATCTGGTTGCACTCCCGGTATTGAGCGGCTCTATCCTTCGACTGCTCTTCGGGTATCTGACCGACCACATTGGTCCCAAGCTTACCGCGCAGATCGGGATGATCGTTACCTTGATTCCTTTAGTTCTCGGCTGGCAGTGGGTCAGCTCACTTGATCAGTTGTATGTTGTTGCACTGCTCCTTGGTGTAGCTGGCGCTTCCTTTGCCGCAGCACTTCCGCTGGCGAGCCAGTGGTATCCCAAAGAGCATCAGGGTCTGGCCATGGGAATTGCCGGAGCAGGTAACAGTGGAACCGTACTTGCTACTCTATTTGCCAACCGGCTTGCTACACATTTCGGAAGCTGGGAAGTCGTATTCGGACTCGCCATGATTCCCATCATCATCGTCTTTATCCTCTTTACGATCTTTGCCAAGAACAGCCCGAATCGTCCTGCTCCAAAGACCTTTGCTCAATATGCCCATGTCTTAAAACAAAAGGACGCACTGATTCTCTGTTTATTTTACTGTGTTACCTTCGGTGGTTTTGTCGGTCTATCCAATTATCTAACGATCTTCTTCAATACTCAATATGGGCTATCTGCTGTACAGGCAGCCGATATCGCAACTTTCTGTATTATTGCAGGCAGCTTCTTCCGGCCCGTCGGGGGCATGCTCTCTGACCGCTTCGGCGGAACACGTATTCTGACATTCCTCTATGCAGGAGCTGCTCTCATGCTGGTAGGTGTTTCATTCCTGCCTCCACTCCCGGTCGTCGTTGTGCTCTTGTTCATCGGCATGATGTGCCTTGGTGCGGGTAACGGTTCCGTGTTTCAGCTCGTTCCGCTGCGGTTCGGCGCCGAGATTGGTCTCATGACAGGAATTGTCGGTGCGGCCGGAGGATTGGGTGGATATGCGCTGCCGCTTCTTCTCGGAAACCTATACAAATCGGTTGGAAGCTACACCCCTGGATTCTTAATTTTAAGCGTCGTCGCTGCTGCCGCTTGTATTCTCGTGGTTACCATGAGTCTGCAATGGAGAAAAACATGGCTGCAGAAGCAGGGCAAGAAGACTGCTGCCATCGCTGCTGAAGTCAACGCATAG
- a CDS encoding cupredoxin domain-containing protein → MNKKLMKSWPFLAIGLAAILVIGGLIIFFQGNSMVPSALDRGQTVQEEEDLSNYEIVTVEINDKGFSPSHIEVKQGVPTKINFKKVTNLTHITSLVSEDFDMLQYLEKGDNYYTVDTTLEPGTYNFNCGMYMTFGTLTVK, encoded by the coding sequence ATGAACAAAAAGCTAATGAAATCTTGGCCGTTCCTGGCAATTGGGCTTGCAGCCATTCTTGTTATAGGTGGTTTGATCATCTTCTTCCAAGGGAACAGCATGGTTCCATCTGCTCTGGATAGAGGACAGACCGTACAAGAAGAAGAGGATTTAAGTAATTATGAGATTGTAACTGTTGAAATTAATGATAAGGGGTTCTCTCCTAGTCATATCGAAGTGAAGCAAGGTGTACCAACGAAGATCAACTTTAAGAAGGTGACGAACCTTACTCATATTACCAGCCTTGTCTCAGAGGATTTTGATATGCTTCAATATTTGGAAAAAGGCGATAATTATTATACCGTGGATACAACACTTGAGCCGGGAACTTATAATTTCAATTGCGGTATGTATATGACCTTTGGAACACTAACCGTTAAATGA
- a CDS encoding SPFH domain-containing protein, whose product MFQEKKVFRVNGFVGLLVVFVLIAAGVFAFSTGETAGYINGSILAVVAVLLSTGMTVVQPNQAMVLTFFGKYMGVIRDSGFYMTIPLSAQKKVSLRVRNFNSSMLKVNDVEGNPIEIEAVVVFSVVDSAKALFEVDDYESFVEIQSETALRHVASKYAYDNLDGAGFSLRSNAEEIAMELTNELQARLEIAGVNVRESRLTHLAYSTEIASAMLQRQQASAIISAREKIVEGAVTMVQLAIERLEKEGAVELDEERKAAMINNLLVAVVSDRSAQPVINTSTIY is encoded by the coding sequence TTGTTCCAGGAGAAAAAAGTATTTCGTGTAAATGGATTTGTAGGTCTGCTTGTAGTTTTTGTGCTAATCGCTGCAGGAGTCTTTGCCTTTAGTACAGGTGAAACTGCAGGATATATTAATGGCTCCATTCTTGCTGTCGTTGCTGTCTTGCTGTCTACGGGAATGACAGTTGTCCAGCCGAATCAAGCGATGGTACTTACATTTTTCGGTAAGTATATGGGGGTTATTCGTGACAGTGGGTTTTATATGACCATTCCGCTCTCAGCACAGAAGAAGGTTTCGCTGCGTGTCCGTAACTTCAACAGCTCGATGCTCAAAGTAAATGATGTAGAAGGGAACCCTATTGAGATTGAAGCCGTAGTTGTTTTCTCTGTCGTGGATTCCGCAAAGGCACTGTTTGAGGTTGATGATTATGAATCCTTTGTAGAAATTCAGAGCGAGACTGCACTGCGCCATGTGGCAAGTAAATATGCTTACGATAATCTAGACGGAGCTGGATTCTCTCTGCGAAGCAATGCGGAAGAGATCGCCATGGAGCTCACCAATGAGCTGCAGGCTCGTCTGGAAATTGCAGGAGTTAACGTGCGTGAATCCCGCCTGACACATCTGGCATACTCTACTGAGATTGCAAGTGCAATGCTGCAAAGACAACAGGCATCTGCCATTATCTCCGCTCGGGAGAAAATAGTAGAAGGTGCGGTAACAATGGTACAGCTTGCGATTGAACGGCTTGAGAAAGAAGGAGCTGTTGAACTTGACGAGGAACGCAAAGCTGCGATGATTAATAATCTGCTTGTTGCTGTCGTTTCTGATCGTTCTGCCCAGCCGGTCATTAACACCAGCACCATTTATTAA
- a CDS encoding GNAT family N-acetyltransferase: MITYRELTPADVHQLKEIDRSEHIELIYEMENDQLVEIKTDHECPNWDDVLLCEMEERFIYELEKGGMAVGAFAGDILVGFGVLAHKPRGVRQDQLQVDLMYVSRQYRRQGIGTQLLDRLSEEARSRGAAALYISSTETRSAVSFYQSNGSHLTKEIDEELFNKEPKDIHMKIKL, encoded by the coding sequence ATGATAACTTATCGAGAGCTCACCCCTGCAGATGTACATCAATTAAAGGAGATTGATCGCTCTGAGCATATTGAGCTCATATACGAAATGGAAAATGATCAGCTAGTTGAGATCAAGACGGATCACGAGTGTCCAAACTGGGACGACGTGTTGCTGTGTGAAATGGAGGAAAGGTTCATCTACGAGCTTGAAAAAGGCGGGATGGCCGTTGGTGCATTTGCAGGCGATATCTTGGTCGGATTCGGGGTGCTTGCCCACAAGCCTAGAGGTGTTCGACAGGATCAACTACAAGTGGATCTTATGTATGTGTCGAGACAATACAGGAGACAAGGCATTGGGACTCAGCTGTTGGATAGGCTCTCAGAAGAGGCCAGGTCCAGGGGAGCTGCCGCTTTATACATCTCGTCAACGGAGACAAGATCAGCGGTTTCTTTTTATCAGAGTAATGGAAGTCATTTAACTAAAGAAATCGATGAAGAGCTGTTTAACAAGGAACCAAAAGATATTCATATGAAGATTAAGCTTTAA
- a CDS encoding HAD family hydrolase — protein sequence MPYTNLLFDLDGTLTDPKLGITKSVQYALDKMNIAVASLEELNKFIGPPLRVSFKDFYQLDEAQIEAAVDYYREYFSVTGLFENAVFPGVREMLDRLSSDPQMRLFIATSKAEVYAKQILEHYELSSYFEYICGSELDGARSAKAEIIGYLMENYNLDPDQTVMIGDRKHDIIGAHHQHIASIAVGFGYGCEEELTAEQPTHYVKSVEELSDFLSLNHQQVNPFIQLQL from the coding sequence ATGCCATACACTAACCTATTGTTTGACCTGGACGGCACATTGACTGATCCGAAGCTGGGTATTACAAAGTCGGTTCAATATGCGCTGGATAAAATGAATATTGCTGTTGCTAGTCTGGAGGAGCTGAACAAATTCATCGGACCACCGCTGCGTGTTTCCTTCAAAGATTTTTATCAATTGGATGAGGCACAGATTGAAGCTGCAGTTGATTATTATCGAGAATATTTTAGTGTTACCGGACTGTTCGAGAACGCTGTATTTCCTGGAGTTAGAGAAATGCTCGATCGTTTAAGCAGCGATCCACAGATGCGGTTGTTTATTGCGACTTCCAAGGCGGAAGTATATGCGAAGCAAATATTGGAGCACTACGAGCTCAGCTCCTATTTTGAATACATATGTGGAAGCGAGCTGGATGGTGCACGATCTGCCAAAGCTGAAATTATCGGTTATCTGATGGAGAATTACAATTTGGATCCAGACCAAACGGTAATGATTGGTGACCGTAAACATGACATTATCGGTGCTCATCATCAACATATCGCCTCCATCGCGGTGGGATTTGGGTACGGTTGCGAGGAAGAGCTGACAGCAGAGCAGCCAACACACTATGTAAAAAGTGTGGAAGAATTGAGCGATTTCTTATCTTTGAATCACCAACAAGTCAATCCGTTTATACAATTGCAGTTATAG
- a CDS encoding aminoglycoside phosphotransferase family protein has protein sequence MIDAKDFAQIQELCTRLKLGIVARTPEQVTGGLLHKMYSIVTDRGTYAIKMFNTEIMQRPAALQNYKDAERISRMAAMNQISALPAISVDDESIHLVGSNIYLVFDWIEGGSLSLDQIRPTHCEIVGDLLARIHAVDFAVIGVADHNSQDVNSQDVSIINWNYYLENGKAASAVWAKLLEENLDLMYEWNARAVAAVKVLSAMDRVISHRDLDPKNIMWHDDVPIIIDWEAAGYINQWQDMTETLLYWSVDANGRIIPEKFTAFMRGYKKQPASMEIDWRPVLYNGMVGKLDWLEYNLKRSLCMGCRDAQEQHLGEKQVILTLAEIRHYIELIPTERNGCNTISIHECKKEN, from the coding sequence ATGATTGATGCAAAGGATTTTGCACAAATTCAGGAATTATGCACCAGATTAAAGCTGGGCATAGTTGCACGAACACCAGAGCAGGTTACTGGTGGATTGCTGCACAAGATGTATTCCATTGTTACTGACCGCGGAACCTATGCAATAAAGATGTTTAATACTGAAATAATGCAGAGGCCCGCAGCACTTCAGAATTACAAAGATGCCGAACGTATTTCTAGAATGGCTGCAATGAATCAAATATCTGCATTGCCTGCGATCTCAGTCGATGACGAGTCTATTCATCTGGTTGGATCTAACATTTATCTCGTATTTGACTGGATTGAAGGGGGAAGCTTGAGTCTGGACCAAATACGGCCGACTCATTGTGAGATCGTTGGGGATTTGCTGGCAAGGATTCATGCTGTTGATTTTGCGGTTATAGGTGTTGCTGATCATAATTCACAAGATGTTAATTCACAAGATGTTTCCATTATCAATTGGAACTATTATTTAGAAAATGGAAAGGCCGCTAGTGCGGTTTGGGCTAAGCTGTTAGAAGAAAATCTGGATCTAATGTATGAGTGGAATGCTCGAGCAGTGGCTGCCGTTAAGGTATTAAGTGCAATGGATCGGGTTATAAGCCATCGAGATTTGGATCCCAAGAATATAATGTGGCATGATGATGTGCCTATAATTATTGACTGGGAAGCAGCGGGTTACATAAATCAATGGCAGGATATGACGGAGACGTTACTCTATTGGTCTGTTGATGCAAATGGACGAATAATTCCTGAGAAATTCACAGCTTTCATGAGAGGATACAAAAAGCAACCAGCTTCGATGGAGATAGACTGGCGACCTGTGCTGTATAATGGAATGGTAGGGAAGCTGGATTGGCTGGAATATAATTTAAAACGATCTTTGTGTATGGGGTGCAGGGATGCACAGGAACAACATCTAGGAGAAAAACAGGTTATATTAACGCTAGCAGAAATCCGACATTATATCGAATTAATCCCTACCGAGAGAAATGGTTGCAATACGATTTCAATACATGAGTGTAAAAAGGAGAATTGA